The DNA sequence CAACCAGCAGAAGGTCGTCCTCGCGCGGGCGCTGGCCGGCGACCCGCGGGTCGTGGTGCTGATCAACCCGACCGCCGGCGTGGACGTGAAGTCGAAGGAGGCGCTGCTCGCGGTCGTCGACCGGGTGCGCGCCGAGGGCAAGGCGGTGCTGATCGTCAGCGACGAGCTCGACGACCTGCGCCTGAGCGACCGGGTCCTGGTGCTGCGCGCCGGGGCCGTGGTCGCCGAGCACCAGGCCGGGTGGTCCGACGGCGACCTCGTGGCCGACATCGAAGGAGTCGAGCTTTCGTGACCGACGTGATGACCGATCCGCAGACGGAGCTGCCCGCCCCACCCCGGCGTCGCAAAGCCGGCTGGCTGCGAGAACTCGCGCTGCTGCCCGCGCTCATCGTGGTGTTCGTCATCGGCGGCCTGGTCGACGACACGTTCGTCGGCTGGAGCAACATCGTCAGCATCCTGACCGCGTCGGCGGCGCTGTCGCTGGTCGTGCTCGGCGAGTCATTGGTGCTGATCACCGGGAAGTTCGACCTGTCGCTGGAATCCACCATGGGTCTGGCGCCCGCGCTCGGCGCGATGGTGGTCATCCCGGCGGCTTCGGCCGGCTTCGGCGTCGAACTGCCCACCGCGATCGGCCTGCTGGTGATCCCGCTGTGCGGCGCGCTAGTCGGGTTCGTCAACGGCTTCCTGATCGTGAAGCTGAAGCTGAACGCCTTCATCGTGACGTTGGCGATGCTCACCGTGCTGCGCGGCGTGCAGGTCGGCTCGACCAAGGGCAAGACGCTGTTCAACCTGCCGGACTCGTTCACGAACCTGGCGACCACGACGTTCGCCGGGCTGCCGATGTCCGTGTGGCTGGCGGCGGTGCTGTTCGCGATCGCCGGCTGGGTGCTGCGCTACCACCGCGTCGGCCGCGCGCTGTACGCGATCGGCGGCAACCGCGAAGCCGCGCGGGCGGCCGGTGTGCGCGTCGACCGGATCGCGTGGGCGGTGTTCGTCGTCGCCGGCATCCTCGCGGCGATCGGCGGGCTCGCGTACACCGGTTACGTCGGTGCGCTGGGCGCGAACCAGGGCTCCGGGCTGATCCTGCAGGTCTTCGCGGCCGCGGTGATCGGCGGCGTCTCCCTCGACGGCGGCAAGGGCACGCTCGTCGGCGCGCTGACCGGCGTCCTGCTGCTGTCTTCGGTGTCCAGCCTGCTCAACTACGCGCACGTGTCGGCGGAGTGGCAGGGGGCCATCTACGGCGCCATCATCCTGGTCGCGCTGATCATCGCCCGGTATGCCGGCGGCAAACCCCAGACCTGAGCCCAAAAGCGTGATCATCCGACGTTCCATGGTCTGCCGCGGCTCTCGTGAGTGTTTAGGGCGGTTCTAACCGCCCTAAACACTCACGAGGCTGGGGGACGAGGAGGAGGTGCCGTGCGGTCAGGAGGCTTCCGCGGCGGGCAGGTCGGCGGCGGCGTCCGAGTCGGGCACCGTCGGGTCGTCGGCCGTGCCCAGTGCGTTGCGCAGCCACTGCTCCACGCCCGCGACGTGCACGGTCGCCCACGAGCGCGCCAGTTCCGGCTCGCGGGCCGCGATCGCCTCGTAGATCGCCGAGTGCTGTTCCCGGGTCTTCGCGACCGCCCCCTCCTGGGTGAGGCCGCGCCAGATCCGGGCACGGGCGGTCGGCCCGGAGAGGCTGTCGAGCAGCGAACAGAGCACCGGGTTGCCGGAGCCGTCGGCGATCTTGCGGTGGAACTGGAGGTCGTTGGCGACGAGGGCCTCGACGGTCGGCGAGTCGGCCAGCTCCCCGAGCAGGGTGCCCAGTTCCGCGATGTCGTCGTCACTCATGTGCAGCGCGGCCAGCGCGGTCGCGGCCGGTTCGAGGATCCGCCGCACGGCGAGGAAGTCGAGCACGGTGTCGTCGCGGTGGAAGTCGACCACGAACGTCATGGCGTCGAGCAGCAGGTTCGGCTCGAGGCTGGTGACGTACGTGCCGTCACCCTGGCGCACGTCGAGCACCCGGATCAGGCACAACGCCTTCACGGCCTCCCGCAGGGAGCTGCGCGAAAGCCCGAGCCGCTGGGCCAGCTCGGCCTCCTTCGGCAGCCGGTCGCCGGGCGCCAGCTCGCCGGTGATGATCATGTCCTTGATCTTGTCGATCGCGACATCGGTGACGGGCATCGTGTCCGCCCTTCCCTGCAACAGACCTCGGATGTTTGGGTGTTACTCCCCAGCGTGCCATGTCCCGGCGAAGGAGTGGTCATGACCCACGGTCCCGCACCACAAAGAGTGGCTCTCCACACGAAGCTGAAACCCGGCAAGGAGGCCGACTACGAGTCCGTCCACGCCGTGATCCCGCCCGAGCTGGACGTCGCGCTGCGCGAGGCCGGCGTCCGCACCTGGCGGATCTGGCGTAACGGTCTCGACCTGTTCCACGTCCTCGAAGTCGACGACTACGCGGCGATGCGGGCGGCCTTGCGGGAGCACCCCGCGAACGTCCCGTGGCAGGCCCGGATGGCCGAGCTGCTGGCCGTCGAGGACGACTACTCCGGCGACGACACCGGCATCGGGCTGGTCTGGGAACTGCCGGTGAAGGAGTGACCGCGTGAACCTCTCCCTGTCCCCGCTCGGGCTCGGCTGCGCGCAGCTGGGCAACCTGTACCACGCGATCACCGACGAGACGGCGGCCGCGACCGTGCGGCGCGCGTGGGACGAGGGCGTCCGCTACTTCGACACCGCGCCCCACTACGGCCTGGGCCTGTCCGAAACCCGCCTCGGCGCCGCGCTGAGTTCGTATTCTCGCGACGAGTATGTGCTGTCCACGAAGGTCGGCCGCGTGCTGGAGCCGAACCCGGGCGGCGCCGGTGAGAAGGACGGCGAGGGCTTCGCCGTCCCGGCCGCCTACAAGCGCCGCTGGGACTTCAGCCGCGACGGCGTCCTGCGCTCGTTCGAGGACAGCCTCACCAGGCTCGGTCTCGACCGGGTCGACGTCGTCTACGTCCACGACCCGGACGACCACTTCGAACAGGCCCTGCGAGGCGCCTTCCCGGCGTTGCGCGAGCTGCGTGAGCAGGGTGTCATCGGCGCGTTCGGCGCCGGGATGAACCAGGCGCCGATGCTCGGCGAGTTCGTCCGCCGCACCGACCTCGACGTCGTGCTGGTGGCCGGCCGCTACACGCTGCTCGACCAGCTCGCGCTGGACGAGCTGCTGCCGTTGTGCGCCGAACGCGACGTCACGGTGGTGGTCGGCGGCGCGTTCAACGCGGGCATCCTGGCCACCGCGGAACCCGGCCGTGTCTTCGACTACGCCGAGGCCCCGGCCGAGCTCGTCGAGCGGGCACAGCGGATCGCGAAGATCTGCGCGCGCCACGGCGTCGAACTGCCCGAAGCCGCGCTGGCCCTGCCGATGGCCCATCCCGCGGTGGCGTCGGTCGTCGTCGGCGCGCATGATCCGGAGCAGGTGAGCGTGAACGCGCGGCGCGCCCGGGTGGTCGTGCCGCCGGAGCTGTGGACCGAACTGGTCGACGCGGGACTGCTGCGCGCCGACGCCGTCATCGCCGAAGGAGTCTCATGATCGACGCGCACCACCACCTCTGGGACCCGTCGCGACGCGAGTACCCGTGGATGGCGGGCGACGCGATGGACCCGATCCGCCGTCCCTACACCGTCGACGACCTGCGCGCGGTGACGAAGGCGGCCGGGGTGCACGCGACCGTGCTGGTCCAGACGGTGTCGGCGCAGGAGGAGACCGAGGAGTTCCTCGCGACGGCCGCGGCGGAACCGGTGGTCGCCGGCGTCGTCGGCTGGGTCGACCTGCGGGCCTCGGACGTCCCGGACCGGCTGGCCGCGCTGCGGTCGCTAGGTCCGCTGGTGGGGGTCCGGCACCAGGTCGAAGACGAACCGGACGACGACTGGCTGCTGCGCCCGGAGATCGTGGCGGGGCTGAGCGCGGTCGCGGACGCCGGCCTGGTCTACGACCTGCTGGTGCGGCCCGCGCAGCTCGCGGCGGCCAGTGAGGTGGCGCTGCGGCTGCCGGGGCTGCGGCTGGTCCTGGACCACGCGGCGAAGCCGCCGATCGCGGCGGGGGAGTGGGAGCCGTGGGCGTCTGCGGTCGCCGCGCTCGCGGAGCGCGAGAACGTCGTGTGCAAGCTCTCCGGCCTGGTCACGGCGGCGGACTGGTCGGGGTGGGAGGTGGCGCACCTGCGCCGCTACGTCGACCACGTGCTGGACGTGTTCGGCCCCGGGCGGCTGCTGTTCGGTTCGGACTGGCCGGTCTGCGAGCTGGCCGCGGCCTACGAAGTCGTCCTGGACGCGGCGGTTTCGCTCACCGGGTCCCTGTCGGACGCGGAACGCCTGGACGTCTTCGAGCACAACGCGCGGAAGGTCTACGACCTGGCCTGAACGTGGATGCGGGCGGGGAACGTCCCCCAGGGGGTAAAGGAGGTTCCCCGCCCGCCGGTGTGAAGGTCTGTCAGAACTCGTCGTCGCGGATCATGCCGCGCAGGCGCGTGAGGGCGCGGTGCTGCGTGACGCGCACGTTGCCCGGCGAGATGCCGAGTGCCTCCGACGTCTCGGTCGCGGACAGCCCGACGGCGATGCGCAGGGTGAGGATCTCCTGCTGCACCCGGGGCAGCGTGGCGAGCAGCCGGCCGAGGCGGGCGCCGAGGTCGAGCGAGAGGGCGCGCGTCTCGGGCTCGTTGCCGACCAGCGGGCGCTCGGGGAGCTCGGGAACGGGCTCGGAGCGGTCGCGGGCCACGGCGCGGTAGGCGTCCGCGACCTTGTTGGCGGCGATGGCGTGCACGAGGTAAAGGAACGAGCCGCCGCGGTCCTGGTAGTCGGGAAGGGCTTTCAGCACGGCGAGGCACACTTCCTGGGCGACGTCGTCCGCCGACAGGTACGAGAGGTCACGACCTCCCATCCGCGCGCGGCAGTACCGCACCACGACCGGCTCGATCATCTTGAGCAAGGTGTGGATAGCAGCGGGATTGCCCTCGCCCGCGTCCTTGACGAGCGGGTCGAGGTCCTCCTTCGTCAGTCGCCCACCAGGTCGGGGCAATGATTCGGGAGTGCGATAATCGCGAACCTCCGTGGCGGAAACCTCGGTGGTCCTCGGCGGTGCTGTCATGGTCGTCTCCCCGGCCGACCCTCGACCGTCGCATGCCGGGGGTTCAACTCTCCGTAACGGTGTCATCGCAGGTACTCCGGGAGACCGGCGCTACCTGCGCTCCGTGCGACGCTGGGTAATCGTAAGCACCTCTCGGGCCATCAGTCCAGATTTCAACCACCAATACCCCGTTCGCAGGAGCGACCGTGATGCAACCGCGACCAGACGCCTCACATTGCGATTAATCGCTTTCAGGATGTGCCGAGTTCACCCGTCAGTGGAGGGCGATCACGGACGTGGCAGTCAACGTGACGGCGAGCGACGTCACGGCGGGCAGCAGGCGGGGCATGGCCACCGGTTCGGCGGCACGCAGGGCCCGTTCGCGGGACGCGCCGACCCCCGCGAGCAGGGCGGACGTCGCCGCGGACAGCAAAACGGGCAGGACAGCGAGCCCCCAGTGGCGGAGTGCGGCCGAGTGGAGCAGCAAGAGGGTGCAGGCGGCGGAGGCCAGGGCGGTTCGCCGCCAGGCCAGTCCGGTCCGCTCGGCCTGCGCGCCGGCGGGGGCGGTCACGGCGCCACCGTCGCGCCGAGGCCGGAGTAGTCGCGAAGCCCCGATAATCCGACTGCCAATAAGCCCGCGCCCGAGGGGGCTCGGCGGGCGCGTACCGGCGCCGGAACCCCGGTTTCGGGGCACCACGGACGGTCACCGAATGGTGTGGTGGCCGTCACGAAAGGGCCAGGAGTACGGCCGCGGCGAGGATGAGCAGGAACAGGCCGGCCGTCAGCACCACGATCATCAGGCTGCGCGGCAGCGGCTCACCGGCGCGCATCGCGATCTGGACGCGCCGCCAGCGCGGGTACGCCGTCAGCGCCAGGACCGCCGCGAGCGCCACGCACAGTCCGGCGAGCACGCCGCTGGCCCCGGCGGGGGAGGGGACGAGCTGGTGCACGGCCACGCCGCCCGCGAGCAGGCCGAGCGCGGTGCGCAGCCAGGCGAGGAACGTGCGTTCGTTGGCCAGGGTGAAGCGGTAGTCCGGTTCACT is a window from the Amycolatopsis sp. NBC_00355 genome containing:
- a CDS encoding FadR/GntR family transcriptional regulator → MPVTDVAIDKIKDMIITGELAPGDRLPKEAELAQRLGLSRSSLREAVKALCLIRVLDVRQGDGTYVTSLEPNLLLDAMTFVVDFHRDDTVLDFLAVRRILEPAATALAALHMSDDDIAELGTLLGELADSPTVEALVANDLQFHRKIADGSGNPVLCSLLDSLSGPTARARIWRGLTQEGAVAKTREQHSAIYEAIAAREPELARSWATVHVAGVEQWLRNALGTADDPTVPDSDAAADLPAAEAS
- a CDS encoding YidH family protein yields the protein MAPREDIKPHEGGSEPDYRFTLANERTFLAWLRTALGLLAGGVAVHQLVPSPAGASGVLAGLCVALAAVLALTAYPRWRRVQIAMRAGEPLPRSLMIVVLTAGLFLLILAAAVLLALS
- the shbA gene encoding RNA polymerase sigma factor ShbA codes for the protein MTAPPRTTEVSATEVRDYRTPESLPRPGGRLTKEDLDPLVKDAGEGNPAAIHTLLKMIEPVVVRYCRARMGGRDLSYLSADDVAQEVCLAVLKALPDYQDRGGSFLYLVHAIAANKVADAYRAVARDRSEPVPELPERPLVGNEPETRALSLDLGARLGRLLATLPRVQQEILTLRIAVGLSATETSEALGISPGNVRVTQHRALTRLRGMIRDDEF
- a CDS encoding L-rhamnose mutarotase, with product MTHGPAPQRVALHTKLKPGKEADYESVHAVIPPELDVALREAGVRTWRIWRNGLDLFHVLEVDDYAAMRAALREHPANVPWQARMAELLAVEDDYSGDDTGIGLVWELPVKE
- a CDS encoding amidohydrolase family protein; this encodes MIDAHHHLWDPSRREYPWMAGDAMDPIRRPYTVDDLRAVTKAAGVHATVLVQTVSAQEETEEFLATAAAEPVVAGVVGWVDLRASDVPDRLAALRSLGPLVGVRHQVEDEPDDDWLLRPEIVAGLSAVADAGLVYDLLVRPAQLAAASEVALRLPGLRLVLDHAAKPPIAAGEWEPWASAVAALAERENVVCKLSGLVTAADWSGWEVAHLRRYVDHVLDVFGPGRLLFGSDWPVCELAAAYEVVLDAAVSLTGSLSDAERLDVFEHNARKVYDLA
- a CDS encoding ABC transporter permease, translating into MTDVMTDPQTELPAPPRRRKAGWLRELALLPALIVVFVIGGLVDDTFVGWSNIVSILTASAALSLVVLGESLVLITGKFDLSLESTMGLAPALGAMVVIPAASAGFGVELPTAIGLLVIPLCGALVGFVNGFLIVKLKLNAFIVTLAMLTVLRGVQVGSTKGKTLFNLPDSFTNLATTTFAGLPMSVWLAAVLFAIAGWVLRYHRVGRALYAIGGNREAARAAGVRVDRIAWAVFVVAGILAAIGGLAYTGYVGALGANQGSGLILQVFAAAVIGGVSLDGGKGTLVGALTGVLLLSSVSSLLNYAHVSAEWQGAIYGAIILVALIIARYAGGKPQT
- a CDS encoding aldo/keto reductase; amino-acid sequence: MNLSLSPLGLGCAQLGNLYHAITDETAAATVRRAWDEGVRYFDTAPHYGLGLSETRLGAALSSYSRDEYVLSTKVGRVLEPNPGGAGEKDGEGFAVPAAYKRRWDFSRDGVLRSFEDSLTRLGLDRVDVVYVHDPDDHFEQALRGAFPALRELREQGVIGAFGAGMNQAPMLGEFVRRTDLDVVLVAGRYTLLDQLALDELLPLCAERDVTVVVGGAFNAGILATAEPGRVFDYAEAPAELVERAQRIAKICARHGVELPEAALALPMAHPAVASVVVGAHDPEQVSVNARRARVVVPPELWTELVDAGLLRADAVIAEGVS